The Halanaerobium saccharolyticum subsp. saccharolyticum DSM 6643 genome segment AGTAATTTTAACAGGACTACCATCACCGCCTCCTCCAATATGAATATGTAAGTCTGCAAAAAACTTTTTTAACATTAAAAATCACCAAGATAATACATCACTGCAATTAATGTTTTGCTGTCTTTAATTTTACCAGCTTTAAATAGTTCTTTTAATTCTGCTTTGCTTTTTGGTACAACTTCTATATATTCTCCTTCTTCTAAATCTCTACCTACAAATTCTAAATTTTCTGCTTGATAAATATATATTTTTTCTGTACTGTAACCAGGAGTAGGATAAAACTCAAATAATTTACTAAATTTTTTAGCACTGTATCCAGTTTCTTCTCTCAATTCTCTACTGGCACATTCCTCTATTTTTTCACCAATTTCTAATTTACCAGCAGGAATTTCATAAATAATTTCATCAACTGGATATCTATATTGTTTAATTAAAAGAATATTTCCTGCTTCATTTTCTGCAAGCACTGAAACTCCACCGCTGTGTTCAACTACTTCTCTGGCAGATTTATGCTGATTAGGGAATTCAACTTCATCCCTAAAAAGTCTTAAAATATTTCCATTATATATTGTTTTACCTGTAATCTTCTTTTCTTTCTTAATTTCCATTATAAGCCTCCATTTATGAAACTTTTAATTCTACCATTATTTCATCTGCTATTCTGGCAATAAATTGCGAATTAGTTGGCTTGGAATTATCATTTAAATTATTTTTAAAATATTTTTTTAAAGCT includes the following:
- a CDS encoding NUDIX domain-containing protein, giving the protein MEIKKEKKITGKTIYNGNILRLFRDEVEFPNQHKSAREVVEHSGGVSVLAENEAGNILLIKQYRYPVDEIIYEIPAGKLEIGEKIEECASRELREETGYSAKKFSKLFEFYPTPGYSTEKIYIYQAENLEFVGRDLEEGEYIEVVPKSKAELKELFKAGKIKDSKTLIAVMYYLGDF